In Blattabacterium cuenoti, the following proteins share a genomic window:
- a CDS encoding PASTA domain-containing protein, giving the protein MNYSKYFVIFIINFIISIFILYKITQLALKWVDIYTKHGSYVVVPNLRGFNMTQSISILKKLGLKYDIDTSRYDPNFRINGIISFSPEAGNHVKEGRHIYIQVNSKSSQSILPNIINKDKRIAIKLLHANHISVKEIKYINDMDKDIILKVLYKNKSIRFGYRFPTNTNQDGITLIIGKGYEKNNSIVPDVIGMTLYSATYVLKNQLFHVINFYYDHEIKNPEKNAKVYRQKPEPGVIHNKNKSVELWLTSKELLDDLIQIEEKDSQKQQTEKIQIEEKKPQKQTEEKKEKEQIESN; this is encoded by the coding sequence ATGAATTATTCAAAATATTTTGTAATATTCATCATCAATTTTATAATTTCCATATTTATTTTATATAAAATTACTCAATTGGCATTGAAATGGGTAGATATTTATACAAAACATGGATCTTATGTTGTAGTTCCTAATTTAAGAGGTTTTAATATGACTCAATCTATATCAATTTTAAAAAAATTAGGCCTGAAATACGATATAGATACATCACGTTATGATCCTAATTTTAGGATTAATGGAATTATTTCCTTTTCACCAGAAGCTGGAAATCATGTTAAAGAAGGAAGACATATATATATACAAGTTAATTCTAAATCATCCCAATCTATTTTGCCTAATATCATTAATAAAGATAAACGAATAGCTATAAAATTACTTCATGCTAATCATATATCCGTCAAAGAAATAAAATATATTAATGATATGGATAAAGATATTATTTTAAAAGTTTTATATAAAAATAAATCTATCCGATTTGGATATCGGTTTCCTACTAATACCAATCAAGATGGAATCACTTTAATTATTGGAAAAGGATATGAAAAAAACAACTCCATAGTACCTGATGTTATTGGAATGACTTTATATTCAGCTACTTACGTTTTAAAAAATCAATTATTTCATGTTATTAATTTTTACTATGATCATGAAATCAAAAATCCTGAAAAAAATGCAAAAGTATACCGTCAAAAACCTGAACCTGGAGTGATTCATAACAAAAATAAATCTGTTGAACTTTGGTTAACTTCAAAAGAATTATTAGATGATTTAATTCAAATAGAAGAAAAAGATTCTCAGAAACAACAAACAGAAAAAATACAAATAGAAGAAAAAAAGCCTCAAAAACAAACCGAAGAAAAAAAAGAAAAAGAACAAATAGAATCGAACTAA